In a single window of the Halobacteriovorax sp. DA5 genome:
- a CDS encoding peptidogalycan biosysnthesis protein — protein sequence MHTFANSHFLKLIEDSGSACPQRGWEPVHIEGENNQLISYIKSHSYGEYIFDWAWADLYHRMGIEYYPKLIHAIPFTPVNNSKFTQEFDSKLLTKSFDMYQGLELSSEHYYFTDESYLELKELGFFKQITTQYHFINEFESFDDYLSKLKKNKRKSIKKERKACHSYDIEIKKVFAKELSSDELKQIYGLYLTTIDKKSAYAYLTLAFFLGLNTLDNCFFHLAYKEDSIIAMALFFESETKLYGRYWGIHPLHQHNFEFLHFEMCYYKAMEYTIENNLAIFEAGAQGEQKLYRGFRPVEIESWHHLKNAQLHEAIANHVHNQNLSVKKYHEDLKGLLPFKSSP from the coding sequence ATGCATACATTTGCCAACTCCCACTTTCTAAAATTAATTGAAGATAGTGGGAGTGCATGCCCTCAAAGAGGCTGGGAGCCTGTCCACATTGAGGGAGAAAATAATCAACTCATCTCCTATATAAAATCTCACAGCTATGGTGAATATATCTTTGATTGGGCCTGGGCAGATCTTTATCACCGTATGGGAATTGAATACTACCCAAAACTAATTCATGCCATCCCTTTTACACCAGTAAATAATAGTAAATTCACTCAAGAATTTGATAGTAAACTTCTAACGAAGTCTTTTGATATGTATCAAGGACTCGAGCTATCAAGTGAGCACTACTACTTTACAGATGAGAGCTATCTTGAACTTAAGGAGCTTGGCTTCTTTAAGCAAATCACAACACAGTATCATTTTATTAACGAATTCGAATCGTTTGACGACTATCTTTCTAAACTTAAAAAGAATAAAAGAAAGAGTATTAAGAAAGAGCGCAAGGCCTGTCACTCTTACGATATTGAGATAAAAAAAGTTTTCGCTAAAGAGCTTTCATCAGATGAGCTTAAGCAAATCTATGGTTTATATCTAACAACAATTGATAAGAAATCGGCCTACGCCTATCTTACACTTGCCTTCTTCTTAGGTTTAAACACACTAGATAATTGTTTTTTTCACCTGGCCTATAAAGAAGACTCAATTATTGCAATGGCACTCTTTTTTGAATCTGAAACAAAACTCTACGGACGCTACTGGGGAATTCACCCACTACACCAACACAATTTCGAATTTCTCCACTTTGAAATGTGTTACTACAAAGCAATGGAGTATACGATTGAAAATAACCTAGCGATCTTTGAAGCTGGTGCTCAAGGAGAACAAAAGCTCTATCGTGGCTTTAGGCCAGTGGAGATTGAGTCATGGCACCATTTAAAAAATGCACAATTACATGAAGCAATTGCCAATCATGTACATAATCAAAACTTGAGTGTGAAAAAATATCATGAGGATTTAAAGGGACTACTTCCTTTCAAAAGTAGTCCCTAA
- a CDS encoding thioredoxin domain-containing protein — translation MQKSHKIIAAIITVIAVFAISATFYKKQQAAKLGFMANENHKLFVRDYSPSMGPDNAKVVLVEFLDPECESCRAFSPYVKEIMNKYEGKVKLVVRYAAFHKNSAYAISILEAARKQGKYWETLDLLFKSQPAWGNHHNPRPDLIWNYLTTLDLDIDKIKSDMHDPKFMEWIRQDAEDGKALGVRGTPTFFINGKPLERFSYQQLELQIREELNK, via the coding sequence TCATAAGATCATAGCTGCGATTATTACAGTTATTGCAGTATTTGCTATTAGTGCAACATTTTACAAGAAACAGCAGGCGGCCAAACTAGGCTTTATGGCCAATGAAAACCACAAGCTATTTGTACGTGATTACTCTCCATCAATGGGACCAGATAATGCAAAGGTTGTTCTCGTAGAATTTCTAGATCCGGAATGTGAATCATGTCGCGCGTTTTCTCCATATGTAAAAGAAATCATGAATAAATATGAAGGTAAGGTAAAACTAGTCGTTCGCTACGCTGCATTTCATAAGAACTCTGCATATGCAATCTCAATTTTAGAGGCCGCAAGAAAACAAGGAAAGTATTGGGAAACACTTGATCTATTATTTAAAAGTCAGCCAGCATGGGGAAATCATCATAACCCGAGACCAGATCTTATTTGGAACTACCTTACAACTCTTGATTTAGATATCGACAAAATTAAGAGTGATATGCATGATCCAAAGTTTATGGAATGGATTAGACAAGATGCTGAAGACGGTAAGGCCCTTGGAGTTCGTGGTACACCAACATTTTTTATCAACGGCAAGCCACTAGAGCGCTTTAGCTACCAACAACTTGAATTACAGATCCGAGAAGAATTAAATAAATAA